The Poecilia reticulata strain Guanapo linkage group LG13, Guppy_female_1.0+MT, whole genome shotgun sequence genome has a segment encoding these proteins:
- the gramd1bb gene encoding GRAM domain-containing protein 1B isoform X9, protein MGFSARLLFAVLVLACEGHLQQLRGEQRSVAGFRGHGMSCLLCRSDSAADKISTASNSNKSSPTCSPVLRKRSRSPTPQSQEGENMVEKGSDHSSDKSPSTPEQVVQRTYSVQSARSGGKNSKSHKRLSKYDRLNLIKKSQSWYNHERQHIMRVLSPTYKQRNEDFRKLFKQLPDTERLIVDYSCALQRDILLQGRLYLSENWICFYSNIFRWETLLTVRLKDICSMTKEKTARLIPNAIQVCTDSEKHFFTSFGARDRTYMMMFRLWQNALLEKPLCPKELWHFVHQCYGNELGLTSDDEDYVPPDDDFNTMGFSEEIPNEENEINNDNLTKNSADAKPEGSPPSLHKKVIPNNSLPSPGNHDTTITFEIPAEEFADCLPHAELLTVPLVVEDKNDTSGPGGPVPSPSLDFNDNEDIPTELSDSSETHDEGEVQAFHEDLNGRQHINEVYKFSVDKLYDILFTESQFMSDFMEQRRFSDIVYHPWKKEEAGNQTRVIMYTISLSNPLAPKTATVTETQTLYKASQESECYIIDAEVITHDVPYHDYFYTLNRYMLTRVAKNKCRLRVSTELRYRKQPWGLVKGFIEKNFWSGLEENFRQLEVELSKLEELLMETHQLSPKAKVVKNATVRRKKRPLPHMRSQHLDEALSPVTTPTDEEVIQRIKHVVGSTQTRHQSPEHHHLPGGLALYSVSKLLLIISFVICVSLVLLVFLNMMLFYKLWMLEYSAQSLTTWQSLRLQESKLPQTQMEWAQLLEAQQRYHDAELQKWREIIKSSVVLLDQMKDSLLNLQRGIGLRDYSSETEEKKIRYH, encoded by the exons cactgCCAGTAACTCAAACAAGAGCTCGCCCACCTGCTCACCAGTCCTGCGTAAACGTTCGCGCTCTCCAACACCACAGAGCCAGGAGGGTGAGAACATGGTGGAGAAGGGTTCAGACCACTCCTCCGACAAGTCCCCCTCCACACCTGAGCAGGTCGTCCAGAGAACGTACTCTGTGCAGTCAGCGCGAAGTGGTGGAAAGAACTCCAAG TCTCACAAGCGACTTTCCAAA TATGACAGACTTAATCTGATTAAA aAGAGCCAAAGCTGGTACAAC CATGAAAGACAGCACATCATGAGA gtgctgAGCCCGACATACAAGCAGCGCAATGAGGACTTCAGGAAACTCTTCAAGCAGCTCCCTGACACAGAGAGGCTCATTGTGG aCTACTCCTGTGCTCTTCAGCGGGACATCCTCCTGCAGGGACGGCTCTACCTCTCTGAGAACTGGATCTGTTTTTATAGCAACATCTTTCGCTGGGAAACTCTC CTGACAGTGCGGTTAAAGGACATCTGTTCGATGACGAAAGAGAAGACTGCTCGTCTCATTCCCAATGCCATCCAGGTCTGCACAGACAGTGAGAAG CACTTCTTTACCTCATTTGGAGCCAGAGACAGGACGTACATGATGATGTTCAGACTCTGGCAGAATGCCCTGCTTGAGAAG cctctttGCCCGAAAGAACTTTGGCACTTTGTCCATCAATGCTATGGCAACGAGCTAGGCCTAACCAGTGACGACGAGGATTATGTCCCTCCTGATGACGACTTCAACACCATGGG GTTCAGTGAGGAGATTCCCAATGAAGAGAACGAGATAAACAATGACAACTTGACAAAGAACAGTGCAGACGCCAAGCCTGAGGGGAGTCCTCCTTCACTACACAAGAAAGTTATCCCAAATAACTCCCTCCCAAGTCCTGGAAACCATGACACAACCATCACT tttgaaattcCCGCAGAAGAATTTGCAGACTGCCTACCACACGCTGAGCTGCTGACGGTGCCCCTAGTGGTGGAGGACAAGAACGACACCAGCGGGCCTGGTGGTCCCGTCCCCTCACCTTCGCTGGACTTTAACGACAACGAGGACATCCCCACTGAGCTCAGTGACTCTTCAGAAACTCACGACGAGG GTGAGGTGCAGGCCTTCCATGAAGACTTGAATGGCAGGCAACATATCAACGAGGTGTACAAGTTCAGTGTGGACAAGCTCTACGACATCCTCTTCACAGAGTCTCAGTTTATGAGTGACTTCATGGAGCAGAGGCGCTTCTCAG ATATTGTGTACCACCCGTGGAAGAAGGAGGAGGCAGGAAACCAGACCAGAGTGATAATGTACACCATCTCTCTGTCTAACCCTTTGGCACCAAAAACTGCCACCGTCACAGAAACGCAG ACTCTGTACAAAGCCAGTCAGGAAAGTGAGTGCTACATCATCGACGCCGAGGTGATCACGCACGACGTGCCCTACCACGATTACTTCTACACGCTCAACCGCTACATGCTCACACGGGTGGCCAAGAACAAGTGTCGGTTACG TGTTTCAACAGAGCTGCGGTACAGAAAGCAGCCGTGGGGGCTGGTAAAAGGATTCATTGAGAAAAACTTCTGGAGTGGACTCGAAGAGAACTTTCGCCAACTAG AGGTGGAGCTGTCCAAGCTGGAGGAGCTCCTGATGGAGACCCACCAGCTGTCTCCGAAGGCCAAGGTGGTGAAGAACGCTACGGTGAGGCGGAAGAAGAGGCCTCTCCCCCACATGCGAAGCCAACACCTGGATGAGGCCCTCAGTCCTGTTACCACGCCGACAGACGAGGAAGTGATTCAGAGGATCAAACATGTGGTGGGCTCCACGCAGACGAGGCACCAAAGTCCAGAACATCATCACCTGCCAGGAGGCCTGGCTCTGTACAGCGTCTCCAAACTGCTGCTCATCATCAGCTTTGT GATCTGTGTCAG CTTGGTCCTGCTGGTCTTCCTCAACATGATGCTCTTCTATAAGCTTTGGATGCTCGAGTACTCAGCCCAGTCCTTAACAACATGGCAAAGCCTGCGGCTTCAGGAGAG tAAGCTGCCTCAGACCCAGATGGAGTGGGCTCAACTTCTGGAGGCGCAGCAGCGTTACCACGACGCCGAGCTGCAGAAGTGGAGAGAAATCATAAAGTCGTCAGTAGTTCTGCTGGACCAG ATGAAAGACTCATTGTTGAACCTCCAGCGAGGCATTGGCTTGAGGGACTACAGCTCTGAGACCGAGGAGAAGAAAATCCGCTACCACTGA
- the gramd1bb gene encoding GRAM domain-containing protein 1B isoform X11 — protein MHKHKAKQKKWKEVIWKPRSTASNSNKSSPTCSPVLRKRSRSPTPQSQEGENMVEKGSDHSSDKSPSTPEQVVQRTYSVQSARSGGKNSKSHKRLSKYDRLNLIKKSQSWYNHERQHIMRVLSPTYKQRNEDFRKLFKQLPDTERLIVDYSCALQRDILLQGRLYLSENWICFYSNIFRWETLLTVRLKDICSMTKEKTARLIPNAIQVCTDSEKHFFTSFGARDRTYMMMFRLWQNALLEKPLCPKELWHFVHQCYGNELGLTSDDEDYVPPDDDFNTMGFSEEIPNEENEINNDNLTKNSADAKPEGSPPSLHKKVIPNNSLPSPGNHDTTITFEIPAEEFADCLPHAELLTVPLVVEDKNDTSGPGGPVPSPSLDFNDNEDIPTELSDSSETHDEGEVQAFHEDLNGRQHINEVYKFSVDKLYDILFTESQFMSDFMEQRRFSDIVYHPWKKEEAGNQTRVIMYTISLSNPLAPKTATVTETQTLYKASQESECYIIDAEVITHDVPYHDYFYTLNRYMLTRVAKNKCRLRVSTELRYRKQPWGLVKGFIEKNFWSGLEENFRQLEVELSKLEELLMETHQLSPKAKVVKNATVRRKKRPLPHMRSQHLDEALSPVTTPTDEEVIQRIKHVVGSTQTRHQSPEHHHLPGGLALYSVSKLLLIISFVICVSLVLLVFLNMMLFYKLWMLEYSAQSLTTWQSLRLQESKLPQTQMEWAQLLEAQQRYHDAELQKWREIIKSSVVLLDQMKDSLLNLQRGIGLRDYSSETEEKKIRYH, from the exons cactgCCAGTAACTCAAACAAGAGCTCGCCCACCTGCTCACCAGTCCTGCGTAAACGTTCGCGCTCTCCAACACCACAGAGCCAGGAGGGTGAGAACATGGTGGAGAAGGGTTCAGACCACTCCTCCGACAAGTCCCCCTCCACACCTGAGCAGGTCGTCCAGAGAACGTACTCTGTGCAGTCAGCGCGAAGTGGTGGAAAGAACTCCAAG TCTCACAAGCGACTTTCCAAA TATGACAGACTTAATCTGATTAAA aAGAGCCAAAGCTGGTACAAC CATGAAAGACAGCACATCATGAGA gtgctgAGCCCGACATACAAGCAGCGCAATGAGGACTTCAGGAAACTCTTCAAGCAGCTCCCTGACACAGAGAGGCTCATTGTGG aCTACTCCTGTGCTCTTCAGCGGGACATCCTCCTGCAGGGACGGCTCTACCTCTCTGAGAACTGGATCTGTTTTTATAGCAACATCTTTCGCTGGGAAACTCTC CTGACAGTGCGGTTAAAGGACATCTGTTCGATGACGAAAGAGAAGACTGCTCGTCTCATTCCCAATGCCATCCAGGTCTGCACAGACAGTGAGAAG CACTTCTTTACCTCATTTGGAGCCAGAGACAGGACGTACATGATGATGTTCAGACTCTGGCAGAATGCCCTGCTTGAGAAG cctctttGCCCGAAAGAACTTTGGCACTTTGTCCATCAATGCTATGGCAACGAGCTAGGCCTAACCAGTGACGACGAGGATTATGTCCCTCCTGATGACGACTTCAACACCATGGG GTTCAGTGAGGAGATTCCCAATGAAGAGAACGAGATAAACAATGACAACTTGACAAAGAACAGTGCAGACGCCAAGCCTGAGGGGAGTCCTCCTTCACTACACAAGAAAGTTATCCCAAATAACTCCCTCCCAAGTCCTGGAAACCATGACACAACCATCACT tttgaaattcCCGCAGAAGAATTTGCAGACTGCCTACCACACGCTGAGCTGCTGACGGTGCCCCTAGTGGTGGAGGACAAGAACGACACCAGCGGGCCTGGTGGTCCCGTCCCCTCACCTTCGCTGGACTTTAACGACAACGAGGACATCCCCACTGAGCTCAGTGACTCTTCAGAAACTCACGACGAGG GTGAGGTGCAGGCCTTCCATGAAGACTTGAATGGCAGGCAACATATCAACGAGGTGTACAAGTTCAGTGTGGACAAGCTCTACGACATCCTCTTCACAGAGTCTCAGTTTATGAGTGACTTCATGGAGCAGAGGCGCTTCTCAG ATATTGTGTACCACCCGTGGAAGAAGGAGGAGGCAGGAAACCAGACCAGAGTGATAATGTACACCATCTCTCTGTCTAACCCTTTGGCACCAAAAACTGCCACCGTCACAGAAACGCAG ACTCTGTACAAAGCCAGTCAGGAAAGTGAGTGCTACATCATCGACGCCGAGGTGATCACGCACGACGTGCCCTACCACGATTACTTCTACACGCTCAACCGCTACATGCTCACACGGGTGGCCAAGAACAAGTGTCGGTTACG TGTTTCAACAGAGCTGCGGTACAGAAAGCAGCCGTGGGGGCTGGTAAAAGGATTCATTGAGAAAAACTTCTGGAGTGGACTCGAAGAGAACTTTCGCCAACTAG AGGTGGAGCTGTCCAAGCTGGAGGAGCTCCTGATGGAGACCCACCAGCTGTCTCCGAAGGCCAAGGTGGTGAAGAACGCTACGGTGAGGCGGAAGAAGAGGCCTCTCCCCCACATGCGAAGCCAACACCTGGATGAGGCCCTCAGTCCTGTTACCACGCCGACAGACGAGGAAGTGATTCAGAGGATCAAACATGTGGTGGGCTCCACGCAGACGAGGCACCAAAGTCCAGAACATCATCACCTGCCAGGAGGCCTGGCTCTGTACAGCGTCTCCAAACTGCTGCTCATCATCAGCTTTGT GATCTGTGTCAG CTTGGTCCTGCTGGTCTTCCTCAACATGATGCTCTTCTATAAGCTTTGGATGCTCGAGTACTCAGCCCAGTCCTTAACAACATGGCAAAGCCTGCGGCTTCAGGAGAG tAAGCTGCCTCAGACCCAGATGGAGTGGGCTCAACTTCTGGAGGCGCAGCAGCGTTACCACGACGCCGAGCTGCAGAAGTGGAGAGAAATCATAAAGTCGTCAGTAGTTCTGCTGGACCAG ATGAAAGACTCATTGTTGAACCTCCAGCGAGGCATTGGCTTGAGGGACTACAGCTCTGAGACCGAGGAGAAGAAAATCCGCTACCACTGA
- the gramd1bb gene encoding GRAM domain-containing protein 1B isoform X12 yields the protein MVEKGSDHSSDKSPSTPEQVVQRTYSVQSARSGGKNSKSHKRLSKYDRLNLIKKSQSWYNHERQHIMRVLSPTYKQRNEDFRKLFKQLPDTERLIVDYSCALQRDILLQGRLYLSENWICFYSNIFRWETLLTVRLKDICSMTKEKTARLIPNAIQVCTDSEKHFFTSFGARDRTYMMMFRLWQNALLEKPLCPKELWHFVHQCYGNELGLTSDDEDYVPPDDDFNTMGFSEEIPNEENEINNDNLTKNSADAKPEGSPPSLHKKVIPNNSLPSPGNHDTTITFEIPAEEFADCLPHAELLTVPLVVEDKNDTSGPGGPVPSPSLDFNDNEDIPTELSDSSETHDEGEVQAFHEDLNGRQHINEVYKFSVDKLYDILFTESQFMSDFMEQRRFSDIVYHPWKKEEAGNQTRVIMYTISLSNPLAPKTATVTETQTLYKASQESECYIIDAEVITHDVPYHDYFYTLNRYMLTRVAKNKCRLRVSTELRYRKQPWGLVKGFIEKNFWSGLEENFRQLEVELSKLEELLMETHQLSPKAKVVKNATVRRKKRPLPHMRSQHLDEALSPVTTPTDEEVIQRIKHVVGSTQTRHQSPEHHHLPGGLALYSVSKLLLIISFVICVSLVLLVFLNMMLFYKLWMLEYSAQSLTTWQSLRLQESKLPQTQMEWAQLLEAQQRYHDAELQKWREIIKSSVVLLDQMKDSLLNLQRGIGLRDYSSETEEKKIRYH from the exons ATGGTGGAGAAGGGTTCAGACCACTCCTCCGACAAGTCCCCCTCCACACCTGAGCAGGTCGTCCAGAGAACGTACTCTGTGCAGTCAGCGCGAAGTGGTGGAAAGAACTCCAAG TCTCACAAGCGACTTTCCAAA TATGACAGACTTAATCTGATTAAA aAGAGCCAAAGCTGGTACAAC CATGAAAGACAGCACATCATGAGA gtgctgAGCCCGACATACAAGCAGCGCAATGAGGACTTCAGGAAACTCTTCAAGCAGCTCCCTGACACAGAGAGGCTCATTGTGG aCTACTCCTGTGCTCTTCAGCGGGACATCCTCCTGCAGGGACGGCTCTACCTCTCTGAGAACTGGATCTGTTTTTATAGCAACATCTTTCGCTGGGAAACTCTC CTGACAGTGCGGTTAAAGGACATCTGTTCGATGACGAAAGAGAAGACTGCTCGTCTCATTCCCAATGCCATCCAGGTCTGCACAGACAGTGAGAAG CACTTCTTTACCTCATTTGGAGCCAGAGACAGGACGTACATGATGATGTTCAGACTCTGGCAGAATGCCCTGCTTGAGAAG cctctttGCCCGAAAGAACTTTGGCACTTTGTCCATCAATGCTATGGCAACGAGCTAGGCCTAACCAGTGACGACGAGGATTATGTCCCTCCTGATGACGACTTCAACACCATGGG GTTCAGTGAGGAGATTCCCAATGAAGAGAACGAGATAAACAATGACAACTTGACAAAGAACAGTGCAGACGCCAAGCCTGAGGGGAGTCCTCCTTCACTACACAAGAAAGTTATCCCAAATAACTCCCTCCCAAGTCCTGGAAACCATGACACAACCATCACT tttgaaattcCCGCAGAAGAATTTGCAGACTGCCTACCACACGCTGAGCTGCTGACGGTGCCCCTAGTGGTGGAGGACAAGAACGACACCAGCGGGCCTGGTGGTCCCGTCCCCTCACCTTCGCTGGACTTTAACGACAACGAGGACATCCCCACTGAGCTCAGTGACTCTTCAGAAACTCACGACGAGG GTGAGGTGCAGGCCTTCCATGAAGACTTGAATGGCAGGCAACATATCAACGAGGTGTACAAGTTCAGTGTGGACAAGCTCTACGACATCCTCTTCACAGAGTCTCAGTTTATGAGTGACTTCATGGAGCAGAGGCGCTTCTCAG ATATTGTGTACCACCCGTGGAAGAAGGAGGAGGCAGGAAACCAGACCAGAGTGATAATGTACACCATCTCTCTGTCTAACCCTTTGGCACCAAAAACTGCCACCGTCACAGAAACGCAG ACTCTGTACAAAGCCAGTCAGGAAAGTGAGTGCTACATCATCGACGCCGAGGTGATCACGCACGACGTGCCCTACCACGATTACTTCTACACGCTCAACCGCTACATGCTCACACGGGTGGCCAAGAACAAGTGTCGGTTACG TGTTTCAACAGAGCTGCGGTACAGAAAGCAGCCGTGGGGGCTGGTAAAAGGATTCATTGAGAAAAACTTCTGGAGTGGACTCGAAGAGAACTTTCGCCAACTAG AGGTGGAGCTGTCCAAGCTGGAGGAGCTCCTGATGGAGACCCACCAGCTGTCTCCGAAGGCCAAGGTGGTGAAGAACGCTACGGTGAGGCGGAAGAAGAGGCCTCTCCCCCACATGCGAAGCCAACACCTGGATGAGGCCCTCAGTCCTGTTACCACGCCGACAGACGAGGAAGTGATTCAGAGGATCAAACATGTGGTGGGCTCCACGCAGACGAGGCACCAAAGTCCAGAACATCATCACCTGCCAGGAGGCCTGGCTCTGTACAGCGTCTCCAAACTGCTGCTCATCATCAGCTTTGT GATCTGTGTCAG CTTGGTCCTGCTGGTCTTCCTCAACATGATGCTCTTCTATAAGCTTTGGATGCTCGAGTACTCAGCCCAGTCCTTAACAACATGGCAAAGCCTGCGGCTTCAGGAGAG tAAGCTGCCTCAGACCCAGATGGAGTGGGCTCAACTTCTGGAGGCGCAGCAGCGTTACCACGACGCCGAGCTGCAGAAGTGGAGAGAAATCATAAAGTCGTCAGTAGTTCTGCTGGACCAG ATGAAAGACTCATTGTTGAACCTCCAGCGAGGCATTGGCTTGAGGGACTACAGCTCTGAGACCGAGGAGAAGAAAATCCGCTACCACTGA
- the gramd1bb gene encoding GRAM domain-containing protein 1B isoform X13, with product MKGFKLACTASNSNKSSPTCSPVLRKRSRSPTPQSQEGENMVEKGSDHSSDKSPSTPEQVVQRTYSVQSARSGGKNSKSHKRLSKYDRLNLIKKSQSWYNHERQHIMRVLSPTYKQRNEDFRKLFKQLPDTERLIVDYSCALQRDILLQGRLYLSENWICFYSNIFRWETLLTVRLKDICSMTKEKTARLIPNAIQVCTDSEKHFFTSFGARDRTYMMMFRLWQNALLEKPLCPKELWHFVHQCYGNELGLTSDDEDYVPPDDDFNTMGFSEEIPNEENEINNDNLTKNSADAKPEGSPPSLHKKVIPNNSLPSPGNHDTTITFEIPAEEFADCLPHAELLTVPLVVEDKNDTSGPGGPVPSPSLDFNDNEDIPTELSDSSETHDEGEVQAFHEDLNGRQHINEVYKFSVDKLYDILFTESQFMSDFMEQRRFSDIVYHPWKKEEAGNQTRVIMYTISLSNPLAPKTATVTETQTLYKASQESECYIIDAEVITHDVPYHDYFYTLNRYMLTRVAKNKCRLRVSTELRYRKQPWGLVKGFIEKNFWSGLEENFRQLEVELSKLEELLMETHQLSPKAKVVKNATVRRKKRPLPHMRSQHLDEALSPVTTPTDEEVIQRIKHVVGSTQTRHQSPEHHHLPGGLALYSVSKLLLIISFVICVSLVLLVFLNMMLFYKLWMLEYSAQSLTTWQSLRLQESKLPQTQMEWAQLLEAQQRYHDAELQKWREIIKSSVVLLDQMKDSLLNLQRGIGLRDYSSETEEKKIRYH from the exons cactgCCAGTAACTCAAACAAGAGCTCGCCCACCTGCTCACCAGTCCTGCGTAAACGTTCGCGCTCTCCAACACCACAGAGCCAGGAGGGTGAGAACATGGTGGAGAAGGGTTCAGACCACTCCTCCGACAAGTCCCCCTCCACACCTGAGCAGGTCGTCCAGAGAACGTACTCTGTGCAGTCAGCGCGAAGTGGTGGAAAGAACTCCAAG TCTCACAAGCGACTTTCCAAA TATGACAGACTTAATCTGATTAAA aAGAGCCAAAGCTGGTACAAC CATGAAAGACAGCACATCATGAGA gtgctgAGCCCGACATACAAGCAGCGCAATGAGGACTTCAGGAAACTCTTCAAGCAGCTCCCTGACACAGAGAGGCTCATTGTGG aCTACTCCTGTGCTCTTCAGCGGGACATCCTCCTGCAGGGACGGCTCTACCTCTCTGAGAACTGGATCTGTTTTTATAGCAACATCTTTCGCTGGGAAACTCTC CTGACAGTGCGGTTAAAGGACATCTGTTCGATGACGAAAGAGAAGACTGCTCGTCTCATTCCCAATGCCATCCAGGTCTGCACAGACAGTGAGAAG CACTTCTTTACCTCATTTGGAGCCAGAGACAGGACGTACATGATGATGTTCAGACTCTGGCAGAATGCCCTGCTTGAGAAG cctctttGCCCGAAAGAACTTTGGCACTTTGTCCATCAATGCTATGGCAACGAGCTAGGCCTAACCAGTGACGACGAGGATTATGTCCCTCCTGATGACGACTTCAACACCATGGG GTTCAGTGAGGAGATTCCCAATGAAGAGAACGAGATAAACAATGACAACTTGACAAAGAACAGTGCAGACGCCAAGCCTGAGGGGAGTCCTCCTTCACTACACAAGAAAGTTATCCCAAATAACTCCCTCCCAAGTCCTGGAAACCATGACACAACCATCACT tttgaaattcCCGCAGAAGAATTTGCAGACTGCCTACCACACGCTGAGCTGCTGACGGTGCCCCTAGTGGTGGAGGACAAGAACGACACCAGCGGGCCTGGTGGTCCCGTCCCCTCACCTTCGCTGGACTTTAACGACAACGAGGACATCCCCACTGAGCTCAGTGACTCTTCAGAAACTCACGACGAGG GTGAGGTGCAGGCCTTCCATGAAGACTTGAATGGCAGGCAACATATCAACGAGGTGTACAAGTTCAGTGTGGACAAGCTCTACGACATCCTCTTCACAGAGTCTCAGTTTATGAGTGACTTCATGGAGCAGAGGCGCTTCTCAG ATATTGTGTACCACCCGTGGAAGAAGGAGGAGGCAGGAAACCAGACCAGAGTGATAATGTACACCATCTCTCTGTCTAACCCTTTGGCACCAAAAACTGCCACCGTCACAGAAACGCAG ACTCTGTACAAAGCCAGTCAGGAAAGTGAGTGCTACATCATCGACGCCGAGGTGATCACGCACGACGTGCCCTACCACGATTACTTCTACACGCTCAACCGCTACATGCTCACACGGGTGGCCAAGAACAAGTGTCGGTTACG TGTTTCAACAGAGCTGCGGTACAGAAAGCAGCCGTGGGGGCTGGTAAAAGGATTCATTGAGAAAAACTTCTGGAGTGGACTCGAAGAGAACTTTCGCCAACTAG AGGTGGAGCTGTCCAAGCTGGAGGAGCTCCTGATGGAGACCCACCAGCTGTCTCCGAAGGCCAAGGTGGTGAAGAACGCTACGGTGAGGCGGAAGAAGAGGCCTCTCCCCCACATGCGAAGCCAACACCTGGATGAGGCCCTCAGTCCTGTTACCACGCCGACAGACGAGGAAGTGATTCAGAGGATCAAACATGTGGTGGGCTCCACGCAGACGAGGCACCAAAGTCCAGAACATCATCACCTGCCAGGAGGCCTGGCTCTGTACAGCGTCTCCAAACTGCTGCTCATCATCAGCTTTGT GATCTGTGTCAG CTTGGTCCTGCTGGTCTTCCTCAACATGATGCTCTTCTATAAGCTTTGGATGCTCGAGTACTCAGCCCAGTCCTTAACAACATGGCAAAGCCTGCGGCTTCAGGAGAG tAAGCTGCCTCAGACCCAGATGGAGTGGGCTCAACTTCTGGAGGCGCAGCAGCGTTACCACGACGCCGAGCTGCAGAAGTGGAGAGAAATCATAAAGTCGTCAGTAGTTCTGCTGGACCAG ATGAAAGACTCATTGTTGAACCTCCAGCGAGGCATTGGCTTGAGGGACTACAGCTCTGAGACCGAGGAGAAGAAAATCCGCTACCACTGA